One region of Castor canadensis unplaced genomic scaffold, mCasCan1.hap1v2 HAP1_SCAFFOLD_88, whole genome shotgun sequence genomic DNA includes:
- the LOC141410391 gene encoding bone marrow stromal antigen 2-like isoform X1, whose translation MRTRSREDSSFCLCPLSRRGSGRQVSMADDWKGEGPPACRWATRACLVGLLLVAVALGLSLLILAVKFNSEACQNGLQAERRCRNATHLLEDQLTRTQDVLLRVKNQTVSCNRSLVALMADLEKKKSEIQEYQLHIQELQEQTMELRQKLQDSSAELDQLRKQNRFLSQVTTQTNGGSLAPSTLLVTWALVFLGLWATGHNLH comes from the exons ATGCGCACCCGCAGCCGCGAGGACAGCAGTTTCTGCCTCTGCCCACTTTCCAGACGAGGAAGTGGCCGGCAG GTGTCCATGGCAGACGACTGGAAAGGAGAGGGGCCCCCGGCTTGCAGGTGGGCAACGCGGGCGTGCCTCGTGGGGCTGCTGCTCGTGGCGGTGGCTCTGGGGTTGTCCCTGCTCATCCTAGCTGTGAAGTTCAACAGCGAGGCCTGCCAAAACGGACTCCAGGCAGAGAGGAGGTGCCGAAATGCCACCCACCTTCTGGAGGACCAGCTGACCCGCACCCAGGACGTCTTGCTGCGGGTGAAGAACCAAACCGTCTCCTGCAACAGGAGTCTG GTGGCCCTGATGGCTGACTTGGAGAAGAAGAAGTCCGAGATCCAGGAGTACCAGCTGCACATACAGGAGCTCCAAG AACAGACGATGGAATTGAGACAGAAGCTGCAGGACAGTTCGGCAGAATTGGACCAACTAAG GAAACAGAACAGGTTCTTGAGCCAGGTGACGACCCAGACCAATGGTGGCTCCCTGGCCCCCTCCACCCTGCTGGTGACTTGGGCACTGGTGTTTCTGGGCCTCTGGGCGACAG GTCACAACCTGCATTGA
- the LOC141410391 gene encoding bone marrow stromal antigen 2-like isoform X2: MAPAFYHYSQVSMADDWKGEGPPACRWATRACLVGLLLVAVALGLSLLILAVKFNSEACQNGLQAERRCRNATHLLEDQLTRTQDVLLRVKNQTVSCNRSLVALMADLEKKKSEIQEYQLHIQELQEQTMELRQKLQDSSAELDQLRKQNRFLSQVTTQTNGGSLAPSTLLVTWALVFLGLWATGHNLH, from the exons ATGGCGCCCGCCTTTTACCACTACTCGCAGGTGTCCATGGCAGACGACTGGAAAGGAGAGGGGCCCCCGGCTTGCAGGTGGGCAACGCGGGCGTGCCTCGTGGGGCTGCTGCTCGTGGCGGTGGCTCTGGGGTTGTCCCTGCTCATCCTAGCTGTGAAGTTCAACAGCGAGGCCTGCCAAAACGGACTCCAGGCAGAGAGGAGGTGCCGAAATGCCACCCACCTTCTGGAGGACCAGCTGACCCGCACCCAGGACGTCTTGCTGCGGGTGAAGAACCAAACCGTCTCCTGCAACAGGAGTCTG GTGGCCCTGATGGCTGACTTGGAGAAGAAGAAGTCCGAGATCCAGGAGTACCAGCTGCACATACAGGAGCTCCAAG AACAGACGATGGAATTGAGACAGAAGCTGCAGGACAGTTCGGCAGAATTGGACCAACTAAG GAAACAGAACAGGTTCTTGAGCCAGGTGACGACCCAGACCAATGGTGGCTCCCTGGCCCCCTCCACCCTGCTGGTGACTTGGGCACTGGTGTTTCTGGGCCTCTGGGCGACAG GTCACAACCTGCATTGA
- the LOC141410391 gene encoding bone marrow stromal antigen 2-like isoform X3 produces the protein MADDWKGEGPPACRWATRACLVGLLLVAVALGLSLLILAVKFNSEACQNGLQAERRCRNATHLLEDQLTRTQDVLLRVKNQTVSCNRSLVALMADLEKKKSEIQEYQLHIQELQEQTMELRQKLQDSSAELDQLRKQNRFLSQVTTQTNGGSLAPSTLLVTWALVFLGLWATGHNLH, from the exons ATGGCAGACGACTGGAAAGGAGAGGGGCCCCCGGCTTGCAGGTGGGCAACGCGGGCGTGCCTCGTGGGGCTGCTGCTCGTGGCGGTGGCTCTGGGGTTGTCCCTGCTCATCCTAGCTGTGAAGTTCAACAGCGAGGCCTGCCAAAACGGACTCCAGGCAGAGAGGAGGTGCCGAAATGCCACCCACCTTCTGGAGGACCAGCTGACCCGCACCCAGGACGTCTTGCTGCGGGTGAAGAACCAAACCGTCTCCTGCAACAGGAGTCTG GTGGCCCTGATGGCTGACTTGGAGAAGAAGAAGTCCGAGATCCAGGAGTACCAGCTGCACATACAGGAGCTCCAAG AACAGACGATGGAATTGAGACAGAAGCTGCAGGACAGTTCGGCAGAATTGGACCAACTAAG GAAACAGAACAGGTTCTTGAGCCAGGTGACGACCCAGACCAATGGTGGCTCCCTGGCCCCCTCCACCCTGCTGGTGACTTGGGCACTGGTGTTTCTGGGCCTCTGGGCGACAG GTCACAACCTGCATTGA